One Candidatus Sulfurimonas baltica DNA segment encodes these proteins:
- a CDS encoding sensor domain-containing diguanylate cyclase, whose amino-acid sequence MFKNSYFLKFLSFGPLLFIPFMVGLLSFFYIQMYNKSFDLSLKELEKDMYEMEMSTSKDKISSVSDLIVYQKSITQEKLKSRVKERVDVAYDVANNIYSKYKDIKSKQEIQNITIASLETLAWNNGESYIFMLDFDGFYKLAPKHLKHLEGTCAINIQDATGKYTVKEEIELCEKDGGGFIWSTNPKSPDSAEHYTYIEYVKAFNHYNWYLGSGEYLDSAIKRTDEELIQTIAKINNIGNRYIFIVHKDEYILFQKEIPDHISKNISDFEKKYTRKAIAKIIMIMKENNSDFVSYNWVNLQTETIEEKLSYVMNVPGTDWIIGTGFYLKDIEQEIALKKSDMYRIYYEKSKKVIYFAVLIMIVTLFISYYVSAKIKQSFSRYERRIILKNLELEELNEELEEKVKDRTRELHKSEYDLKIKNDILEKLSRRDGLTDIANRRYFDESFEIKYKESLREQTSLVIIMIDIDCFKEYNDHYGHAEGDNVLKKVAKTLLHELKRPSDMVARYGGEEFVLLLKGVDIKGAKQVADSLLKAVTDLNIPHDYSIATNVVSISVGVSYTDGDGSIDKEALLKEADDALYEAKNSGRNKVVINNT is encoded by the coding sequence GTGTTTAAAAATAGCTATTTTTTAAAATTCTTATCATTTGGGCCATTACTATTTATACCTTTTATGGTTGGATTGCTATCTTTCTTTTATATTCAGATGTACAATAAAAGCTTTGATTTAAGCCTAAAAGAATTAGAAAAAGACATGTATGAAATGGAAATGAGCACAAGTAAAGATAAGATATCTAGTGTTTCTGACCTTATAGTCTATCAAAAATCTATAACACAAGAAAAACTAAAATCTCGTGTAAAAGAGCGCGTTGATGTAGCATATGATGTAGCAAATAATATCTATAGTAAATATAAAGATATTAAATCTAAACAAGAGATACAAAATATCACAATAGCATCACTAGAAACTCTTGCTTGGAATAATGGTGAAAGTTATATTTTTATGTTGGATTTTGATGGATTTTATAAACTTGCTCCAAAACACTTAAAACATTTAGAGGGAACTTGTGCTATCAATATTCAAGATGCGACAGGCAAATATACTGTCAAAGAAGAGATAGAATTATGTGAAAAAGATGGTGGAGGATTTATTTGGAGCACTAATCCAAAATCACCAGATAGTGCTGAACACTACACTTACATAGAATATGTCAAGGCATTTAATCATTACAATTGGTACTTAGGCTCAGGAGAGTATCTTGATTCCGCAATAAAAAGAACAGATGAAGAACTCATTCAAACTATTGCAAAAATAAACAATATTGGAAATCGATATATTTTTATTGTACATAAAGATGAATACATACTTTTTCAAAAAGAAATTCCAGATCATATTAGTAAAAATATTTCTGATTTTGAAAAAAAATATACTCGAAAGGCTATAGCAAAAATCATTATGATTATGAAAGAGAATAATAGCGATTTTGTATCTTACAATTGGGTTAATTTACAAACTGAAACTATTGAAGAAAAGCTCTCTTACGTTATGAACGTTCCTGGCACAGATTGGATTATAGGAACAGGTTTTTATTTAAAAGACATAGAGCAGGAGATAGCTTTAAAAAAGAGTGATATGTATAGAATATACTATGAAAAATCTAAAAAAGTTATCTATTTTGCAGTGCTGATTATGATAGTTACTTTATTTATCTCTTATTATGTCTCAGCAAAAATAAAACAAAGTTTTTCAAGATATGAAAGAAGAATTATTTTAAAAAATTTAGAATTAGAAGAGCTAAATGAAGAGCTAGAAGAAAAAGTTAAAGATAGAACAAGAGAACTTCATAAGAGCGAATATGATTTAAAAATAAAAAATGATATTCTTGAAAAACTCTCTAGGCGTGATGGCTTAACAGACATAGCAAACAGAAGATATTTTGATGAAAGTTTTGAAATCAAGTATAAAGAGAGCTTAAGAGAGCAAACATCACTTGTTATTATTATGATAGATATTGATTGTTTTAAAGAGTATAACGATCACTATGGACATGCAGAAGGTGATAATGTTCTTAAAAAAGTTGCCAAAACTCTTCTGCATGAGCTAAAAAGACCAAGTGATATGGTAGCTAGATATGGAGGAGAAGAATTTGTTCTTCTTTTAAAAGGTGTAGATATAAAAGGTGCTAAACAAGTAGCTGATTCACTTTTAAAAGCTGTAACTGATTTAAATATTCCTCATGATTACTCAATTGCAACTAATGTTGTTTCAATTAGTGTAGGGGTTTCTTATACTGATGGAGATGGTAGCATTGACAAAGAGGCTCTTTTAAAAGAAGCAGACGATGCTCTTTATGAGGCAAAAAACAGTGGTAGAAATAAAGTAGTTATTAATAATACTTAA
- the aspS gene encoding aspartate--tRNA ligase, with protein sequence MRSHYCTDLSEANIGQDVILAGWANNYRDHGGIIFIDLRDKSGLVQLTCDPEDGAEAHKIADGVRDEFVLIAKGKVRLRGEGLTNPRLKTGAIEIIVTELIIENKSATVPFVIGDKSVGEETTLKYRYLELRDPDLYEVFRLRSKAAIAARNILDENGFLEVETPILTKSTPEGARDYLVPSRVHNGEFYALPQSPQLFKQLLMVGGFDRYFQIAKCFRDEDLRADRQPEFTQIDVEMSFCNQEDVIKVAEDLLTAMFKACNVDVKPPFNRITHNNAMEWYGSDKPDMRYDLKMVDVIDIFSRCDNEIFTGIAKTPHKNRIKALKVPGADLVFSKREMKTFEDFVRKFGAHGLGYFQMKEDGLKGPLVKFFSEDDIALIIERTELEVGDVVFFGAGDKKTVLDYMGRLRIFIAEHEKMNILDRDAFEFVWVVDFPMFEVEDGRVKALHHPFTMPKDTDKDNVEDIESIAYDIVLNGTELGGGSIRIHKADVQEEVFKLLGIEEEEAQEKFGFLLDALKFGAPPHGGFALGFDRLMMLITKKASIRDVIAFPKTQKASCILTKAPSAVDNNQLRDLHIRLREQVK encoded by the coding sequence ATGAGAAGTCATTATTGTACAGATTTAAGTGAAGCAAACATAGGGCAGGATGTTATTCTAGCTGGTTGGGCAAACAACTACCGTGACCACGGTGGAATCATCTTTATAGATTTAAGAGATAAGAGTGGTTTAGTTCAACTTACATGTGATCCAGAAGATGGTGCTGAGGCACATAAGATTGCAGATGGTGTTCGTGATGAGTTTGTTCTAATCGCTAAGGGAAAAGTTCGTCTTCGCGGTGAAGGCTTAACAAATCCAAGACTAAAAACTGGTGCTATTGAGATTATAGTTACAGAGCTTATTATTGAAAACAAAAGTGCTACTGTCCCTTTTGTAATCGGCGACAAAAGTGTTGGTGAAGAGACTACACTTAAGTACCGTTACTTAGAACTTCGTGACCCTGATTTATACGAAGTTTTTCGTCTTCGCTCAAAAGCGGCAATTGCAGCTAGAAACATCCTTGATGAGAACGGTTTTTTAGAAGTTGAGACTCCGATTTTAACTAAATCAACTCCAGAGGGTGCTAGAGATTACCTAGTTCCATCTCGTGTTCATAACGGCGAGTTCTACGCACTTCCTCAATCACCGCAACTTTTCAAACAACTTTTAATGGTTGGCGGATTTGACAGATATTTTCAAATAGCTAAATGTTTCCGTGACGAAGATTTACGTGCAGACAGACAGCCGGAATTTACTCAAATAGATGTTGAGATGAGTTTTTGTAACCAAGAAGATGTTATCAAAGTTGCAGAAGATTTACTTACTGCTATGTTCAAAGCTTGTAATGTTGATGTTAAACCTCCATTTAACCGTATTACGCACAATAACGCTATGGAGTGGTATGGTTCTGATAAGCCGGACATGAGATACGACCTTAAAATGGTTGATGTTATTGATATTTTTTCAAGATGTGACAACGAAATCTTTACTGGTATTGCAAAAACTCCTCATAAAAACCGCATCAAAGCTCTTAAAGTTCCTGGCGCTGATTTGGTGTTTTCAAAGAGAGAGATGAAAACTTTTGAAGACTTTGTACGTAAGTTTGGAGCACATGGGCTTGGTTATTTTCAGATGAAAGAAGATGGTCTTAAAGGTCCTCTTGTTAAATTCTTCTCTGAAGATGATATTGCACTTATCATAGAGAGAACTGAACTTGAAGTTGGTGACGTTGTATTCTTTGGTGCAGGCGACAAAAAGACTGTACTTGACTATATGGGAAGACTAAGAATTTTCATAGCAGAGCATGAGAAGATGAATATCCTAGACAGAGATGCGTTCGAATTTGTATGGGTTGTTGACTTCCCTATGTTCGAGGTTGAAGATGGAAGAGTTAAAGCGCTTCACCATCCGTTTACTATGCCTAAAGACACAGATAAAGATAATGTAGAAGACATAGAGTCTATTGCTTACGATATCGTTTTAAACGGTACTGAGCTTGGCGGTGGTTCTATTCGTATCCATAAAGCAGATGTTCAAGAAGAGGTTTTCAAACTTCTTGGAATCGAAGAAGAAGAAGCTCAAGAGAAATTCGGTTTCTTGCTTGACGCTCTTAAATTTGGCGCACCTCCACACGGCGGTTTCGCTTTAGGTTTCGACAGACTAATGATGCTTATCACTAAAAAAGCAAGCATTAGAGATGTTATAGCATTCCCTAAAACACAAAAAGCTTCTTGTATTCTTACAAAAGCACCGAGCGCAGTTGACAACAATCAACTTCGTGACCTACATATTCGTTTACGTGAACAAGTAAAATAG
- a CDS encoding adenylate kinase, producing the protein MKKLFLIIGAPGSGKTTDAELIAEQNDAITHYSTGDMLRAEVASGSEIGKELNSYMSKGLIVPIEVAIKTITNAIKNAPTDIIIIDGYPRSMEQLNALDEYLHVDSFLELASVIEVHVSEETARDRVLGRNRGADDNTEVFDNRMKVYTEPLAEIQAFYSAKNLLHVISGEGTIEEIVHEMGSFVKSKI; encoded by the coding sequence ATGAAAAAACTATTCTTAATTATCGGAGCTCCAGGCTCTGGTAAAACTACAGATGCAGAGTTGATAGCAGAACAAAACGACGCAATAACACACTACTCTACTGGCGACATGTTAAGAGCAGAAGTTGCAAGCGGAAGTGAAATTGGTAAAGAGTTAAACTCTTACATGTCAAAAGGTTTAATCGTGCCTATTGAAGTAGCGATTAAAACTATCACAAATGCCATTAAAAATGCTCCTACTGACATAATCATTATAGATGGCTATCCTAGAAGCATGGAGCAGTTAAATGCTTTAGATGAATACTTACATGTAGACTCATTTTTAGAGCTTGCTAGCGTTATAGAAGTACATGTAAGTGAAGAAACAGCTCGTGATAGAGTTCTAGGTCGTAACCGTGGTGCTGATGACAACACAGAAGTTTTCGACAACCGTATGAAAGTCTACACTGAGCCTTTAGCTGAGATACAAGCTTTTTACAGTGCTAAAAATCTTCTACATGTAATAAGTGGCGAAGGTACTATTGAAGAGATAGTTCACGAGATGGGAAGTTTCGTTAAGTCTAAAATATAA
- the adk gene encoding adenylate kinase yields MRIILLGAPGAGKGTQAQFLTKKYNIPQISTGDMLRAAIKAGTDMGKMAKAAMDAGQLVTDEIIIGLVKDRIAEDDCRNGYLLDGFPRTLPQADAVTNAGITVDAVIEIDVPDSEIVTRMAGRRAHLASGRTYHLVYNPPKVEGKDDVTGEELVQRDDDKESVVLDRLKVYHELTSPLIGYYKEQASKLDTLTYITVDGTADIADVEANIVSKLG; encoded by the coding sequence ATGAGAATAATATTACTAGGAGCTCCAGGTGCAGGAAAAGGTACTCAGGCTCAATTTTTAACTAAAAAATACAACATCCCTCAAATCTCTACAGGCGATATGTTAAGAGCAGCTATAAAAGCTGGTACTGACATGGGTAAAATGGCTAAGGCTGCTATGGATGCTGGTCAACTAGTAACTGATGAGATTATTATTGGTCTTGTAAAAGATAGAATCGCTGAAGACGACTGTAGAAACGGTTACCTTTTAGATGGTTTCCCACGTACACTTCCTCAGGCTGATGCTGTTACAAATGCAGGTATTACCGTTGATGCTGTTATCGAGATAGACGTTCCAGACTCTGAGATAGTTACACGTATGGCTGGTCGTCGTGCTCACCTTGCAAGTGGAAGAACTTATCACCTTGTGTACAACCCACCAAAAGTTGAAGGTAAAGATGACGTAACTGGTGAAGAGTTAGTTCAACGTGATGATGATAAAGAATCAGTTGTTTTAGACCGTTTGAAAGTTTACCATGAGCTTACAAGCCCGCTAATAGGTTACTATAAAGAACAAGCTTCTAAGCTTGACACTTTAACTTACATAACTGTTGATGGAACGGCTGACATCGCTGATGTTGAGGCTAACATCGTTTCTAAATTAGGTTAA